ATAAGATTGCCCAGGGTCGGGTAACGCAAAGCTGGAAGAAATATACCTGGGATGCCAATGACCGGTTGACGAATGTTTTTGAGGCTATCGCGCAGGGCAATACGCATTTTAAATATGATGTGCTGGGCAACCTGGTATTTGCACAATATGCAGATAATCGGATTGTGTGTAGGGCGGTGGATGCCAGTGGCAATATATATGAAACCAGGGATCAGTCAGATCGCAGGTACAATAGTGCCGGCGCCCTGTTAGAAAGTAAGCAACATCTTTATAAGTATGATGTTGAAGGCCGACTGATCAATAAAACAAATAAAACAAACGGACAGCAAACGAATTATGAATGGTTTGCCAATGGCCGGTTGAAGAAAATTACCCCGGCTAATGGTAAGGAAGTGTTGTTCACTTATGATGCCCTGGGGCGCCGTATTTCAAAAACAACAGCCGGCAAAATTACCCGTTGGGTGTGGGATAATGATAAGCCATTACATGAATGGATGTATGCCACAAATGAAAAGCCCCGGGCAGTGGTGAGTGAATGGGGTGAAATAACGTATGACAAAATCGAACCTAATCCGGCAAATGGATTTGATAAAACCAATGCTATTACCTGGATCTTTGATGAAGGCTATCATTCGCTGGCGGCTAAAATAGTAAACGGACAATCGTACAGCATCATTGGCGATCATTTGGGTACACCATACTGTATGTATGATGCGGCAGGAAAAGCAGTATGGGAAGGGGCGTTGGATATTTATGGAAGAACGAAAATACTGAAAGGAAAAAACAGTGAGCTGCCTTTCCGGTATGCTGGTCAATATGAAGATGTGGAGACCGGCCTGTATTATAACCGGTTCCGGTATTATGACCCTGAGGCGGGTATTTACATCAGCCAGGACCCCATCCGGTTATTGGGTGGCAAACAATTGTATGGTTATGTAAATGATCCAACAGTAAAAGTTGATATCTTCGGGTTGTCGGGGTTTGATCCATTTTCGGTAGGGGAGATCACTCATTTTCCTGACAATATCATGTTTGGCCAGGGCAGGTGTGCGCCTCAGTTCAGTTCAATAGGCTCACAGGCAGCCGATGAAATTGTGGGACAACCGGTTCGTGCAGTTGGTGAGGCTATTGGTAGGGGTGATTTGAGTCCCGATGTGTTAGTGATCTCCTATACCAAAAGACCCACTGGTGAAATAGTGACTTTAAATAACAGGGGATTGGCAGCACTGACCATTGCCGGTAAAAATCCAGAGTATGCGGTATATGTGCCATTTGATAAAGTGCCGCCGCATCTGAAAAGCGATCCGCCATCTCATTCCATCGATCTTACCATGAATAAAGATGGATCGGGTTTTATGGAAAAAGTAACCAGGTGTAAATAAAAGAAGAAATTATGAACGAAAAACGTAAGCTGGTACCTGTAAAGGTAAATTGGAAAGCAGGCGCATATGAATTATATATTAACGGATCAGAACAATCAACGCTGATCGCAACTACGATAGTAAAGTTGCCGGATGGTTCAAATAAAAGACTCAGGATTACTTTTGAGTCCTTTGCCGAGTTCCGGTATTTCAATTACAATTATGGGGAATCTAATTATAATGAATATTTGGTACAAGCCCCAGACGGAGTCTTTCTGGAAGATACAGCCGATTGGGGGCCTTATGGGCTTCCTTTCAGGGAGGATGGTGTTTGTATCAATCCATATTTTTATGAAGTTCAGAATACGGAATGGTTCAATGAAAAATGGTATCAAAAACTTACCAAACAAAATTTTAAACATTATCTATTGGTAGGGTACGATAGTTATCTCGAAGTGTTGGCAAAGGATAGTTTCAGGTATGAATTTGAAAATTTAGTTTGACAATAAAGTTATTGTTAAATGTATTTGACAACAAATTTGTTGTCAATATTTGATCTTGCAAGCAATTTACGTGGATGTTTATGTAAATGATAAAAAGTTGCCGGAGCCCTTACAGATAAAAGTGCTCAATGAAAATAAGCCGGGTAAAAGTTAATTGTTTAGTACTCCCATGATCTTTATGCCGCTGGCGGCAGTATTACTGATCTGCAATTCGGGATATAACCGGGCTACTGTTTCCAGGAAGAATGTCTTGGTGTTTTCATCCAGTTCGGTATTTACCAGTTGCTCTGCATCTGCCCAACGGCCTTCCTGAATATAGATCAGCGCCTTATTGCCGATGAATACTTTTTCAGCGGGGTTTAACTGGATGGCCTTGTTGTAAGCCTTCATGGCATTATCCATGTTGCCTGTTTCAAAATACAGGTTGCCTAACGAATTCCAGTTCAGGTAATCATTCCCGTCCAGTTTCAATGCTTTTTCATAGGCCTGAATAGCCTGTTCTTTTTGCCCGGTATCACCGTATGCTCTGGCGATGTTAACGGTATAAACATAATTATTGGGGTCAAGCGCCAGGGCCTTGTTGAGATAGGTGATGGCATTATCGTAATCGGCTTTTTCTATATGAATAACTGCCAGTTCATTCCAGGGTTTATGACTGTTTGGGTTAACGGCAATTGCTTTCCTGTAGTAATTTTCGGCTTCGTCTTTATTGCCCATCAGGGCATAACTGGAAGCAATATTTTCGAGGTACACCGATTGGGCAGGATTTAATGCTACCGCTTTTTGAAAGTATTCAATGGCTTTCGGGTGGTTGTTCTGATCGTAATAAGTGAGGCCTATGCGGTTTTGTATAGTGTCGTCCTTAGGCGCTTTTACGGCCGCCTGCTCATAGTAGGGCCGTGCCTTGTCAAATTCTTTTTTGCGCTCAAACGCCAGTCCTACGTTCACGTTAAAGTCAACTACGTCTGGTTGTTTTTCCAGGGCTTTGCGGAACCAGGTCAATGCGTCATCAAATTTCTGTTGGTCATAATAAAACAATCCTGCCTGGTTCAGCGAATCGCCGTCTTTTGTATTCAGCCTGGCTGCTTCTAAAAACTCAGGTTCTGCTTTATCAAACAGGCCCTGGTTCTTATAGGCAAGGCCCAGGTTTTCGTGATAGATTGGATCTTCAGGCAATAATTCCACCGCTTTTGCGTAACAGGTTTCTGCTTCTTTGAACTGCGAATTGCGGTAGTAAAAATTGCCAAGCTTATTCCAGTCGCGCGGGGATTGTGTCAACTCAATCACCTCTTTAAGCAACCCGGCGGCTTCTTCTGTTTGATCGGCTTTTTCTTTTTGTTCAGACAATCTTTGTTTTGCCAGCACCAGGTTGTCTTTGTAAGTATAGTAATCAGGGTTTTGATTCATGGCATCCCGGTAATATGGAATGGCCTTTTCAAAATCTTCCTGGTCGAAATATACATTGCCTATAAAGTTATTGGCCCAGTCGGCCCATACAGGCCGGATTTTTTTACAGATTTCGTACGTGTTGATTGCTTCCTGCGGTTGTTGGGTTTCTTCATAATAATAAGCCAGGTTCCATAAGGCGTCGTAGCTGTCTTTGTCGAGCGAAAGGGCCTTGTTTAATTGTTCTTTGGCCGCATCGAATTTTTTATCCTTGATGCAGGCATACCCCAGGTCAATATAAGCAGGGGAGAGTTGAGGTTGTAATTGTATCGCTTCCCTGTACAGCTTTTCTGCATTTTCAAAATCTTCCATAGCCCGGTAATTGGCGGCCAGGTCTCTGCAGGTATGGTAATAATTGGAATCGTAAAAGCAGGCGCTGTAATTTTCATGGGTGAACCGGAAGCGTTTTTTTTCAGGGTACCATATCAATTGTTCAGCCGCTTTCATCAGACCTGGCATTTTGTTGTTGTGTTCGGCATAAATAACGGCGTTATAGCTGTACAAAGTTATCAGGCGGCGGCAGGAATCTACCTGCAGCAGATTATTGCGCCAGCCTTCGTTGTACCAGTATTCTTCATTGGTAAGCACGTCTTTGGGTAATGCAGTTGCCTGCTCCAGTTTTACTTTTGTTTCTGAAAAAAAAGTATCACCCACCAGGTTATAGGCAACGTAATCCCTGCATTGTTTATTTATCACTTCCAGGAACACTTCCCTGGCTTTTTGATCTTCCCCTTGTTTCATGTACAGTTCACCCATGCAACGTCTGGGTATCAAATGATCGGGCTGTAATTCCAGGGCGTTTTGAAAATGTTTTTCTGCGTGCGTAAAAACAGGAAAGCTGTATAAGACGATCAGTCCTGAGATGGCTTCGGCCAGGCATCGTTCTTTTGCGCCTATGGCAGAATCGTTATAAATGTCCTGGAAAAACGGGTACAGGTCAACCCACCTCGATTCCCAGAGCAGCACCGGTACCTTGCTGATTGCTTTTTTCCAGGTCTCAAAAGGTTCGCCCAATTGAAAGGCCTGTTTCAACAACAGGCACACAAAATCTTCGCGGTAATGAACCAGTGCTTCGGCATAATACTGGCGCAGCAGGTTTGTTGCCTCGGATGTATTGGTGGCAGCTAATTGTTGTACGGCCATAAACTGCTTTTCAAACAGCAGCTCAAAAAAACTCTGCCGCAGCTCATTCAAAACCGATTTACAAAGCTCGTTGCTGTATTTCTCCGGATCTATTTTCAGGTAATCCCATGCATCGTGGGCATCGTCCTGTTCCAGTGATGGCCGCAGGTCTTCCAGCAGTTCTGCCATCAGCACCATATCAGGACCTTTTATCTTCAACGCCCAATGGGCATAAAAACCGGAAAGCAGTTCGGTAATATCTTGTTGTGTAAGCATGGCGCTTATAATTTTGCCCGGGTAGCTTTTTCGGGGTTGTCATTATCAATAGAAGTGGTTTCCAGTTTGGCGGCCCTTTCCTGCGGATTGGTAGTATTCACCATTCTTTCACCGGTTGTTTCAACACCTGGCGCAGTTGCCCTGATCATGCGGATCGGTTCATCGGTAGTAATAAATAAAACAGGGCTGCCGAAATAATTATACTTGTAAGGTTCACCTGCTGGTTGAAATTGCTGCCCCGCGTAATCTTTATGATCGGTGCCCAAATGGTCTCTTCCAATAGTAACTGCTTCGGCTACATCATTACCGGCCAGCAGGCTTTCATATACTTTAAAATAGAATGTGCAGCTTTGGCTGGTGTTGATCTCGTTTTGCATACCTACTACGGCCGGGATGTTCACTCTTGTACATTCATACGCCACACCCCGCAGGGTGTTTTCTATCATGCCGATCTTGGCGCTGTCGCAGGCCTGAAAAAAAACAATGGAGGGCGGACGAACATCCAGTCCATTGCTGGAAAAAAGCGAGGCAAAGGAACCGTCATTAACCCAGTCGATTTTGTCGGCTGACTTTTTCTTCAGGGCCAGTTTACCCGCCTGGTTTTGCAGCATGGCATGGCCAATATAATGAACGATATAAGCCGGTTCGTTCGGGCCACCGTTCCGCCATTCTGTTACAATGCTTTCCACATCATCTTTGAGGCTGTCCATCGAAGGGGCGTCCAGTACTTTTATTTCCACCTTACCGGGATACTGTTGTTTGAGGTTATCAAACATTTTAAGCAACTCAGGTTTATCGGTGGCCCTTGAATCGATCGCCGGGTTAATGCCGCCATTGCCTTCTGTATTAAGCAAAACAATAATGTACAGTTTGTCCTGTTCGGGATGAACGGCCTTGCGGATGTTGGTAGGGAACCGCCT
The Niastella koreensis GR20-10 genome window above contains:
- a CDS encoding tetratricopeptide repeat protein, whose translation is MLTQQDITELLSGFYAHWALKIKGPDMVLMAELLEDLRPSLEQDDAHDAWDYLKIDPEKYSNELCKSVLNELRQSFFELLFEKQFMAVQQLAATNTSEATNLLRQYYAEALVHYREDFVCLLLKQAFQLGEPFETWKKAISKVPVLLWESRWVDLYPFFQDIYNDSAIGAKERCLAEAISGLIVLYSFPVFTHAEKHFQNALELQPDHLIPRRCMGELYMKQGEDQKAREVFLEVINKQCRDYVAYNLVGDTFFSETKVKLEQATALPKDVLTNEEYWYNEGWRNNLLQVDSCRRLITLYSYNAVIYAEHNNKMPGLMKAAEQLIWYPEKKRFRFTHENYSACFYDSNYYHTCRDLAANYRAMEDFENAEKLYREAIQLQPQLSPAYIDLGYACIKDKKFDAAKEQLNKALSLDKDSYDALWNLAYYYEETQQPQEAINTYEICKKIRPVWADWANNFIGNVYFDQEDFEKAIPYYRDAMNQNPDYYTYKDNLVLAKQRLSEQKEKADQTEEAAGLLKEVIELTQSPRDWNKLGNFYYRNSQFKEAETCYAKAVELLPEDPIYHENLGLAYKNQGLFDKAEPEFLEAARLNTKDGDSLNQAGLFYYDQQKFDDALTWFRKALEKQPDVVDFNVNVGLAFERKKEFDKARPYYEQAAVKAPKDDTIQNRIGLTYYDQNNHPKAIEYFQKAVALNPAQSVYLENIASSYALMGNKDEAENYYRKAIAVNPNSHKPWNELAVIHIEKADYDNAITYLNKALALDPNNYVYTVNIARAYGDTGQKEQAIQAYEKALKLDGNDYLNWNSLGNLYFETGNMDNAMKAYNKAIQLNPAEKVFIGNKALIYIQEGRWADAEQLVNTELDENTKTFFLETVARLYPELQISNTAASGIKIMGVLNN
- a CDS encoding CHAT domain-containing protein; its protein translation is MPGENSINIQISIDGNNLVFDQDNDPGKVPFDTGENDADGNNVRIELGIAKIFHKVLNFIKTDPELFQRQDFELLGEMLSKIIFGKKGDLRGVSMRKTYQTLRSGVSKNCRLILSFDDKSGMANLPWEYVLYKFPGSDEPFYLSASVKSSFQVIRRFPTNIRKAVHPEQDKLYIIVLLNTEGNGGINPAIDSRATDKPELLKMFDNLKQQYPGKVEIKVLDAPSMDSLKDDVESIVTEWRNGGPNEPAYIVHYIGHAMLQNQAGKLALKKKSADKIDWVNDGSFASLFSSNGLDVRPPSIVFFQACDSAKIGMIENTLRGVAYECTRVNIPAVVGMQNEINTSQSCTFYFKVYESLLAGNDVAEAVTIGRDHLGTDHKDYAGQQFQPAGEPYKYNYFGSPVLFITTDEPIRMIRATAPGVETTGERMVNTTNPQERAAKLETTSIDNDNPEKATRAKL